In the Desulforhopalus sp. genome, one interval contains:
- a CDS encoding glycosyltransferase family 2 protein codes for MNDLTIVIPAYNEEQALSFFLPELLQYCRTTGCKLIIVNDGSKDGSKEMLNRHADPSFFTPIHHKVNRGYGGAIKTGIKATKTEYVITIDADGQHRLEDVTALYKVLREKDADMVIGSRTKNKESLYRKTGKALIRFIAGLLMPIKIHDLNSGMKIYHTDFARRYMQLCPNDMAFSDIITLIFINQRHLVLEHPITVEPRTTGKSTINIKTAFDTVLELFHVATMFSPMRIFIPPAMFFFLFSALWGLPILLRGEGVSVGTLFLFVTGLIVFFLGLLAEQLALIRKNLSVLLAKPPEDD; via the coding sequence ATGAACGACCTGACCATTGTCATCCCCGCCTATAACGAAGAACAGGCCCTGTCATTTTTCCTACCGGAGCTTCTCCAGTACTGCCGGACCACTGGCTGCAAACTGATCATTGTCAACGACGGCTCAAAGGACGGCTCCAAGGAGATGCTCAATCGGCACGCCGACCCGAGCTTTTTCACCCCCATCCACCACAAGGTCAACCGGGGATACGGCGGGGCGATCAAAACCGGCATCAAGGCCACCAAGACCGAATATGTCATAACCATTGACGCCGACGGCCAGCACCGCCTCGAAGACGTTACCGCCCTGTATAAGGTCCTTCGGGAGAAGGATGCCGATATGGTGATCGGTAGCCGGACAAAGAACAAAGAAAGCCTGTACCGCAAGACCGGCAAGGCGCTGATCCGCTTTATCGCCGGCCTGCTCATGCCTATCAAGATCCACGACCTGAATTCGGGCATGAAGATCTATCATACCGATTTCGCCAGGCGCTATATGCAGCTCTGCCCGAACGACATGGCCTTCAGCGACATCATCACCCTGATCTTTATCAACCAGCGTCACCTGGTGCTCGAACACCCGATCACCGTCGAGCCGCGCACCACCGGCAAGTCGACGATCAATATTAAGACCGCCTTCGACACGGTCCTGGAACTCTTTCACGTGGCCACGATGTTCAGCCCGATGCGCATTTTCATCCCACCGGCAATGTTTTTCTTTCTGTTCAGCGCCCTTTGGGGCCTGCCTATTCTATTGCGCGGCGAGGGGGTGTCGGTCGGGACCCTGTTTCTCTTTGTTACCGGTTTGATCGTTTTCTTTCTCGGGCTTCTTGCCGAACAACTCGCCCTGATCAGAAAAAACCTCAGCGTCCTGCTGGCTAAGCCGCCGGAAGATGACTGA
- a CDS encoding DUF6448 family protein encodes MRNRNSIRLHVLGIAALIAVSFIAPKNAAAHCDTLDGPVIEDARKAITARDITPVLKWVREKDEDIVRKAFTRLLDSKGAAAGVAEQDFFATLVKIHRAGEGAPFTGLKPAGSVEPAVAEADRALAGGSPDRLVQLVTGDIAAGIKERYQHAATTYQHKDESVEQGRAFVSAYVAFTHYVERLHQDATGGDAHGDGKHAVASAPGHAGHEQHKPVTGHAHQ; translated from the coding sequence ATGAGAAATAGAAATTCGATCAGATTACACGTGTTAGGAATTGCCGCCCTCATCGCGGTATCTTTCATTGCTCCGAAGAATGCCGCCGCCCACTGTGATACCCTGGACGGGCCGGTTATCGAGGATGCCCGGAAGGCAATTACCGCCAGGGATATTACCCCGGTGCTCAAGTGGGTCCGGGAAAAGGATGAGGACATTGTGCGCAAGGCCTTTACCAGGCTGTTGGACAGCAAGGGTGCTGCAGCCGGAGTGGCGGAGCAGGATTTTTTTGCCACCCTGGTGAAGATCCATCGCGCCGGGGAAGGGGCGCCGTTCACCGGGTTGAAACCGGCCGGTTCCGTCGAACCAGCGGTTGCCGAGGCGGACCGGGCCCTGGCTGGCGGCTCTCCTGACCGTCTGGTGCAGCTCGTCACCGGTGATATCGCCGCTGGCATAAAAGAGCGGTATCAGCATGCCGCCACCACCTATCAGCACAAGGATGAAAGTGTTGAGCAGGGCAGGGCCTTTGTCTCTGCCTACGTCGCATTCACCCACTACGTGGAACGGCTGCATCAGGACGCAACCGGCGGCGATGCCCATGGCGATGGCAAGCACGCAGTTGCTTCCGCCCCCGGTCATGCCGGTCATGAGCAGCATAAGCCGGTGACCGGTCACGCCCACCAGTGA
- a CDS encoding PEP-utilizing enzyme, translated as MKNLLNLFTRGERCTPLSGGSGVHIEKYRHFRDFLAGNRDALRLLSAMEMLYYSGKAFTAADIAFHYEGLYGHLQQLLRALNGLADQRYLALFDAATKINAAVRATLRPVIYRLEIPAIVPLTELAQQAQATAGGKAANLAAIDRQTGLRVPAGFVVTASGYDRFLRYNGIDQLVLDELAGISPGDTGLAEVSDRLTRLILAAHVPDELATLLYAHYDAIERRTGPGLHLAMRSSAVREDSESSFAGQYRSVLGVSRRQLIAAYKEVVASSFSPHAISYRQMAGIDITETPMCVLGLAMVAAEASGVLYTSDPSGKAPETMQVNAVLGLGEQLVSGASAADTYILDRSTGELMEQRLADKVSRLDTAIEGTVEHRVERRESSRATLDREELAELTDIGRRLEQVFGGPQDIEWAINSRREISILQCRPLQVAARVVDQPVEADAGALIVRGGIVASQGLAAGIASVAYDNQSLADIPDQALLVTKTASPRYAEVMGRIRGLVSESGTAMCHLASVAREFEVPMAAGVAGATQLIAAGELVTLLAQGEPAVYRGDFLKGRQAGTGKKRMINSAVHEKMRAVLDHLAPLHLTDPDAPGFLPENCTSLHDIIRLAHEQAVREMFSLSNLAEDQTAAVQLTTHLPLSLHLIDLGGGLSPGLSTCDTVRAEHFTSEPLKALWRGFSHPGINWRGSVQFDGGSLLSRLAAPATAEFGTAPGGNSYALVGSDYLNFSAKFGYHYATLDTLCGDDPDHNYLTLQFSGGAGSYSGKTLRIQFLGKILGGLGCVVSLQGDLLEASLSRHPRGEMLERLDIIGRLLASSRLLDMAITGQQDVDDLAEAFLRGDYDLLHHREASGLPGFHINTGTWQLTGEDGAVCCLADGSQLLSALSVNVAGLIGKTFGRKYQDMLDTLGAYYTFPLAVARMGACGDGEISLMVKPLRGVIDQAGGLAFGLRDSGNYFALRVNALEDNIILFEFLDNRRLERARVKTTVAPGTWYCLGATVNGKQITCLLDGKQVFSYLSARPVTGHIGLWSKADSVTLFKELLVADDTGCRSIIAAGKSPGNPA; from the coding sequence ATGAAGAACCTGCTCAATCTGTTTACCCGAGGTGAGCGTTGCACGCCGCTTTCCGGGGGAAGTGGCGTGCATATTGAGAAGTACCGGCATTTCCGCGACTTCCTGGCCGGCAACCGCGACGCCCTTCGCCTCCTGTCGGCGATGGAGATGCTCTATTACAGCGGCAAGGCCTTTACCGCAGCCGATATCGCCTTCCACTACGAGGGTCTGTACGGCCACCTGCAACAGCTTCTGCGCGCCCTGAACGGCCTCGCCGATCAGCGCTACCTTGCGCTCTTTGATGCGGCTACAAAGATCAACGCCGCCGTTAGGGCAACTCTCCGGCCGGTGATCTACCGGCTGGAGATACCGGCGATTGTCCCCCTGACGGAGCTGGCGCAGCAAGCTCAAGCGACTGCCGGCGGCAAGGCGGCCAACCTTGCGGCGATAGACAGGCAGACCGGCCTGCGGGTGCCGGCCGGATTTGTCGTCACGGCAAGCGGCTATGACCGGTTTCTCCGCTATAACGGTATCGACCAGCTGGTTCTCGATGAACTGGCCGGCATCTCGCCGGGCGACACCGGGCTTGCCGAGGTCAGCGACCGTCTGACCCGGCTTATCCTTGCCGCCCATGTCCCGGACGAGCTGGCGACCCTCCTTTATGCCCATTATGACGCCATTGAGCGGCGGACCGGCCCCGGCCTCCATCTCGCCATGCGCAGCAGCGCCGTCCGCGAGGACTCCGAATCCTCCTTTGCCGGGCAATACCGCTCGGTGCTGGGCGTGTCGCGGCGGCAGCTGATCGCCGCCTACAAGGAGGTGGTGGCCAGCTCCTTTTCCCCCCATGCGATAAGTTACCGGCAGATGGCCGGAATAGACATCACCGAGACGCCGATGTGCGTCCTCGGCCTGGCAATGGTCGCGGCCGAGGCAAGCGGCGTGCTCTACACCAGCGATCCTTCCGGCAAGGCCCCGGAGACCATGCAGGTCAATGCCGTCCTGGGGCTTGGCGAACAGCTGGTCAGCGGCGCCTCGGCGGCCGATACCTATATCCTCGACAGATCGACGGGAGAGCTTATGGAACAGCGGCTCGCCGACAAGGTGTCGCGCCTCGATACGGCGATCGAGGGGACGGTGGAACACCGGGTGGAAAGGCGGGAGTCCAGCCGGGCGACCCTTGACCGGGAGGAACTTGCCGAGCTCACCGACATCGGCCGCCGGCTGGAACAGGTCTTTGGCGGCCCCCAGGATATCGAATGGGCGATAAACAGCCGCCGGGAGATCTCCATCCTGCAATGCCGGCCGCTGCAGGTGGCCGCGAGGGTGGTGGACCAGCCGGTGGAAGCGGACGCCGGGGCGCTGATCGTAAGGGGCGGCATTGTTGCCTCCCAGGGCCTGGCCGCAGGCATCGCCTCTGTCGCCTACGACAACCAATCCCTCGCCGACATCCCCGATCAGGCGCTGCTGGTCACCAAAACCGCCTCGCCCCGCTACGCCGAGGTGATGGGGCGGATCCGGGGCCTGGTCAGCGAATCCGGCACCGCCATGTGCCACCTGGCCTCGGTGGCCCGCGAGTTCGAAGTGCCGATGGCGGCAGGCGTCGCCGGGGCCACCCAGCTCATCGCCGCGGGGGAGCTGGTCACCCTCCTTGCCCAGGGGGAACCGGCGGTGTATCGCGGTGATTTCCTCAAGGGCCGCCAGGCAGGTACCGGCAAGAAGCGCATGATCAACAGCGCCGTGCATGAAAAGATGCGCGCGGTACTCGACCACCTGGCGCCTCTCCACCTCACCGACCCCGATGCCCCGGGCTTCTTGCCGGAAAACTGCACCTCGCTGCATGACATCATCCGCTTGGCCCATGAACAGGCGGTGCGCGAGATGTTCAGCCTGTCAAACCTCGCCGAAGACCAGACCGCTGCGGTGCAGCTGACGACCCATCTGCCGCTTTCCCTGCACCTTATCGACCTCGGCGGCGGCCTGAGCCCGGGCCTCAGCACCTGCGACACGGTCAGGGCCGAGCATTTCACCTCGGAGCCGCTCAAGGCCCTGTGGCGGGGCTTCAGCCATCCGGGGATCAACTGGCGGGGGAGCGTGCAGTTTGATGGCGGCAGCCTCCTCTCCCGCCTGGCGGCACCGGCCACCGCCGAGTTCGGTACCGCCCCGGGAGGAAACAGCTACGCCCTTGTCGGTAGTGATTATCTCAACTTCTCGGCAAAATTCGGCTACCACTACGCCACCCTCGACACCCTCTGCGGCGATGATCCCGACCATAATTACCTGACCCTGCAGTTCTCGGGAGGTGCCGGCAGCTACAGCGGCAAGACCCTGCGCATCCAGTTCCTCGGCAAGATCCTCGGCGGGCTCGGCTGCGTTGTAAGTCTACAGGGTGATCTGCTCGAGGCCTCGCTGAGCCGCCATCCCCGCGGCGAGATGCTCGAACGCCTCGACATCATCGGCCGCCTGCTGGCCAGCAGCCGCCTACTCGACATGGCCATCACCGGCCAGCAGGATGTCGACGACCTGGCGGAGGCCTTCCTCCGGGGCGACTACGACCTGCTGCACCATAGGGAGGCATCGGGCCTGCCGGGCTTCCATATCAATACCGGCACCTGGCAGCTCACCGGGGAGGATGGCGCCGTCTGTTGCCTGGCGGACGGCTCGCAGCTGTTGAGCGCCCTGTCGGTCAACGTTGCCGGATTGATAGGCAAGACCTTCGGCCGGAAATACCAGGACATGCTCGACACCCTGGGCGCCTACTATACCTTCCCTCTGGCTGTGGCCAGGATGGGAGCCTGCGGCGATGGAGAAATCTCCCTCATGGTCAAACCGCTCCGGGGAGTCATCGATCAGGCTGGGGGGCTGGCCTTCGGCCTTAGGGACAGCGGCAATTACTTCGCTCTGAGGGTCAACGCCCTCGAGGACAACATCATCCTCTTCGAGTTTCTTGATAACCGGCGCCTCGAACGGGCGCGGGTGAAGACAACGGTTGCCCCGGGCACATGGTATTGCCTGGGGGCAACCGTCAACGGCAAGCAAATCACCTGCCTCCTTGATGGAAAGCAGGTCTTTTCCTACCTCAGTGCCCGTCCGGTCACCGGCCATATCGGCCTGTGGAGCAAGGCCGATTCGGTGACCCTCTTCAAGGAGCTGCTGGTAGCTGATGACACCGGTTGCCGGAGTATCATCGCTGCCGGTAAATCACCCGGCAACCCGGCCTGA
- a CDS encoding dual specificity protein phosphatase family protein has translation MPETYHAIRRKRRGITRQPHPAERPAHLRRINACRTMDWITDQIAIGDCHDAATHAGEVDAVLCLLPDCCETRSDVDGCCIPLHDGPGNCRTHVLAAIDYIALQVDQGNKVLVHCRAGRSRSVCIVAAYLMRHQGLSKRLAIATVAKKRQICLADGVDEIFKHLRDNCPGEGKRNFYARFRDFFRRPGKKGG, from the coding sequence GTGCCTGAGACCTACCACGCCATCCGCCGAAAGCGGCGAGGCATAACCCGACAACCCCACCCTGCGGAGCGCCCCGCCCATCTCCGCCGGATCAATGCCTGCCGAACCATGGACTGGATAACCGACCAGATAGCCATCGGCGATTGCCACGACGCCGCCACCCACGCCGGGGAGGTCGATGCCGTCCTCTGCCTGCTGCCCGACTGCTGCGAGACTCGCAGCGATGTCGACGGCTGCTGCATCCCCCTCCATGACGGTCCAGGCAATTGCCGGACGCACGTCCTGGCCGCCATCGACTATATCGCCCTGCAGGTCGATCAGGGCAACAAGGTCCTCGTCCATTGCCGGGCCGGGCGCAGCCGCTCGGTGTGCATCGTCGCCGCCTACCTGATGCGCCATCAGGGGTTGTCGAAACGGCTGGCCATTGCCACCGTTGCCAAGAAACGGCAGATCTGCCTCGCCGACGGCGTCGACGAAATCTTCAAACACCTGCGGGACAACTGTCCCGGCGAGGGCAAGCGCAACTTCTACGCGCGCTTCCGGGATTTTTTCCGGCGGCCGGGCAAAAAAGGCGGCTGA
- a CDS encoding DNA alkylation repair protein encodes MDDILQKIRRELLENAEEATRLSGQRFFKEAVRFHGVKSAVVDRISKASFKELKGLDKAEVFRLCEELWRSGYMEEGFIACNWSYFLRKSYEPEDFPVFARWVSDYVGNWAACDTLCNHTVGTFIEMYPEFLADLKVWARSENRWMRRAAAVSLIIPARKGRFLADILAIADILLLDGDDLVQKGYGWMLKAASQSHQQEIFDYVVSKKAVMPRTALRYAIEKMPKDLKAEAMKKG; translated from the coding sequence ATGGACGATATCTTACAAAAAATCAGGCGGGAGCTGCTGGAAAACGCCGAGGAAGCCACCCGCCTGAGCGGTCAGCGCTTTTTTAAGGAAGCGGTCCGTTTTCACGGCGTCAAGTCGGCCGTAGTCGACAGAATAAGCAAGGCATCCTTCAAGGAGCTTAAGGGGCTGGACAAGGCGGAGGTTTTCAGGCTCTGTGAGGAATTGTGGCGCTCGGGATATATGGAGGAGGGCTTTATTGCCTGCAACTGGTCGTATTTTCTCCGCAAGTCGTATGAGCCGGAGGACTTTCCGGTATTTGCGCGCTGGGTGAGCGACTATGTCGGCAACTGGGCTGCCTGCGACACCCTCTGCAACCATACGGTCGGTACCTTCATCGAGATGTATCCGGAGTTTCTCGCGGATCTCAAGGTCTGGGCAAGATCCGAAAACCGCTGGATGCGACGTGCCGCCGCCGTATCCCTGATCATCCCCGCCAGGAAGGGCAGGTTCCTTGCCGATATCCTGGCGATCGCCGATATCCTCCTCCTCGATGGAGACGACCTGGTGCAGAAGGGCTACGGCTGGATGCTCAAGGCGGCAAGCCAGAGCCACCAGCAGGAGATTTTCGACTACGTCGTCAGTAAAAAAGCCGTCATGCCGCGCACCGCCCTGCGCTATGCCATCGAAAAGATGCCCAAAGACCTGAAGGCTGAGGCGATGAAGAAAGGATAA
- a CDS encoding radical SAM protein: MIIKEVTAKSILSASKIYKYVINPYVGCQHACSYCYARYMKRFTGHSEPWGEFVDVKINAAAVLQREIRKKPKDQVWLSGVCDPYQPLEEQYQLTRQCLEILIDNDWPIVVQTRSPLVLRDSDLLKKSATCAVGFSIPTADEAIRQLFEPRAPKIAERITALDTLHQAGIRTYAMIAPILPGAEGIMKLLAGKVDYIYVDRMNYHHADALYMKNRLRNFRTSDYFHAVSQQLQESCRELNIACHVVF; encoded by the coding sequence ATGATCATCAAGGAAGTCACCGCCAAATCGATTCTCTCCGCCTCAAAGATCTACAAGTACGTCATCAATCCCTATGTCGGTTGCCAGCATGCGTGTTCGTACTGCTATGCCCGCTATATGAAGCGATTCACCGGCCACTCTGAGCCGTGGGGTGAATTCGTCGATGTGAAGATCAATGCCGCCGCCGTCCTCCAACGGGAAATACGGAAAAAGCCTAAGGACCAGGTATGGCTGAGCGGCGTCTGCGACCCCTACCAGCCTCTGGAGGAACAGTACCAGCTCACCAGACAGTGTCTGGAAATCCTCATCGACAATGACTGGCCGATTGTCGTGCAAACCCGCTCGCCTCTCGTCCTGAGAGACAGCGATTTGTTGAAGAAATCGGCGACCTGTGCGGTGGGTTTCTCCATTCCGACCGCCGACGAGGCGATACGACAGCTCTTTGAGCCCCGCGCCCCAAAGATAGCTGAGCGAATAACCGCTCTGGATACGCTGCACCAGGCAGGGATCAGGACCTACGCCATGATCGCGCCGATCCTGCCCGGAGCCGAAGGCATCATGAAACTCCTTGCGGGAAAGGTTGACTATATTTACGTTGACCGCATGAATTACCATCATGCCGATGCGCTCTATATGAAAAACAGGCTGAGGAACTTTCGGACCAGCGACTATTTCCATGCGGTCAGCCAGCAATTGCAAGAGAGCTGCCGGGAACTGAACATTGCCTGCCATGTCGTGTTTTGA
- a CDS encoding molybdate ABC transporter substrate-binding protein produces the protein MKIVRSCAVFVAFLLLSSPVTAPAESLSIYAAGSLKDALGKITTSYESTYKTKVTSKFGPSGLLRKAIEEGEKPDVFASADMTHPQKLTAGGWGSPVVMFTRNQLCGLAQPAVKVTPENFYATLMDQNVRVGTSTPKADPSGDYAWELFQKADKIKAGSFAALSGKALQLTGGPDSAKAPEGRNQYGWVMDEKKADVFLTYCTNAVLAQKDVQALQIVRIPEDLSVGADYGLVVRTGAPQEAWQLAMYILSPAGQAILQEYGFEAIGIPKQQ, from the coding sequence ATGAAAATCGTAAGAAGCTGTGCCGTCTTTGTTGCTTTCCTGCTCCTTTCCAGCCCGGTAACGGCCCCTGCCGAGTCTTTAAGCATCTATGCCGCGGGAAGCCTGAAGGACGCCCTGGGCAAGATAACGACATCCTACGAAAGCACGTATAAGACTAAGGTGACCAGCAAATTCGGACCGAGCGGCCTGCTGCGCAAGGCTATAGAAGAGGGAGAAAAACCCGATGTCTTCGCCTCAGCCGACATGACCCATCCGCAAAAACTTACTGCCGGCGGCTGGGGAAGCCCGGTGGTCATGTTCACCCGCAATCAGCTGTGCGGCCTGGCGCAACCGGCCGTCAAGGTAACACCTGAGAACTTCTACGCCACCCTCATGGACCAAAACGTCCGGGTTGGTACCTCGACGCCTAAGGCCGACCCGAGCGGTGATTACGCCTGGGAACTTTTCCAGAAGGCCGATAAGATCAAGGCGGGGAGCTTTGCAGCGCTTTCCGGCAAGGCCCTACAGCTGACCGGCGGCCCAGACAGCGCCAAGGCCCCGGAAGGTCGCAACCAGTACGGCTGGGTCATGGACGAGAAGAAGGCCGACGTCTTCCTCACCTACTGCACCAACGCTGTTTTGGCACAAAAGGATGTCCAGGCCCTGCAGATCGTCCGCATCCCTGAAGATCTCTCCGTCGGGGCCGATTATGGGCTTGTCGTTAGGACCGGGGCACCGCAGGAGGCCTGGCAACTGGCGATGTACATCCTGTCACCCGCCGGCCAGGCGATTTTGCAAGAATACGGCTTTGAGGCAATCGGCATACCGAAACAACAGTAA
- a CDS encoding GNAT family N-acetyltransferase, protein MTLSLTTDCTGVNWQAVADTLRSVGMASRYPEKHRRAFEASYATIFIYSSDTLVGFGRAISDGVYQAAIYDCAVAVDFQGQGIGRMILDNLLSRLQGCNVILYASPGKEGFYEKHGFRRMKTGMARFVNGEFMQHQGFTE, encoded by the coding sequence ATGACACTTTCTTTGACAACCGACTGCACGGGGGTGAACTGGCAAGCGGTGGCGGACACCCTGCGGTCGGTGGGAATGGCCTCGCGCTATCCCGAAAAACATCGCCGGGCCTTTGAGGCAAGCTATGCCACAATCTTCATTTATTCCTCGGACACCTTGGTGGGCTTTGGCCGCGCCATCTCCGACGGTGTTTATCAGGCGGCGATCTATGACTGCGCCGTGGCAGTTGATTTCCAGGGCCAGGGCATCGGCAGAATGATCCTTGACAACCTTCTGTCGCGGCTGCAAGGCTGCAACGTCATCCTCTACGCCTCTCCGGGCAAGGAAGGCTTCTACGAAAAACACGGCTTTCGGAGGATGAAGACCGGCATGGCAAGATTTGTAAACGGTGAGTTTATGCAACACCAGGGATTTACCGAGTAA
- a CDS encoding DUF4440 domain-containing protein, producing the protein MLNTPEDVLKEWMQAINNGDVARLLALYSEEAVLIPTFSNRLLNTPEKIAEYFQKLCSREELSIALHEKTLIVQPLSGSSYSLCGIYCWRFLLDGELLSFEARFSYLLDLALPRPIIHHHSSQLPRML; encoded by the coding sequence ATGCTCAATACCCCCGAAGATGTCTTGAAGGAATGGATGCAGGCCATCAACAACGGCGATGTCGCCAGACTGCTCGCCCTCTACAGCGAAGAGGCGGTGCTCATCCCGACCTTTTCCAACCGGCTGCTCAATACCCCGGAAAAGATCGCCGAATACTTCCAGAAGCTCTGCAGCCGCGAGGAGCTGAGCATCGCCCTGCACGAGAAGACCCTGATCGTCCAGCCGCTCTCCGGCAGCAGCTATAGCTTGTGCGGCATCTACTGCTGGCGCTTCCTCCTCGACGGCGAACTGCTCAGCTTCGAGGCGCGGTTCAGCTACCTCCTCGATCTTGCCCTGCCCCGGCCGATCATCCACCACCACTCGTCGCAGTTACCGCGCATGCTGTAG
- a CDS encoding P1 family peptidase has product MTTAHKEIAFTDIGGLRVGHADDLQAGTGCTVVLCENGATAGIDVRGGAPGTRETDLLNPVNLVDKVHAVVLTGGSAFGLDSAAGVMQYLEERKVGFDVGVTWVPIVCGAALFDLAFGDHQIRPDKEMGYRACLNASEGRSAEGNVGAGAGATVGKIRGMAHAMKSGLGCHAIEIGGLRIGAIVAVNALGDIIDPDSGERLAGALSDDLSDFADTEAVMLRFAQEKNNLFAGNTTIGIVATNAALSKAQATKLASMAHNGYARAIRPAHTMFDGDTIFTLATGQVEADLSVLGMLAAGVMERAVVAAVKQSTSLLGLPCHADLRRARQG; this is encoded by the coding sequence ATGACGACAGCACACAAGGAAATCGCCTTTACCGATATCGGCGGCCTCAGGGTCGGACATGCCGACGACCTGCAGGCCGGCACCGGCTGCACCGTGGTCCTCTGCGAGAACGGCGCCACCGCCGGCATCGATGTCCGGGGCGGGGCGCCGGGCACCCGGGAAACCGACCTGCTCAACCCGGTCAACTTGGTGGACAAGGTCCATGCGGTGGTCCTCACCGGCGGCAGCGCCTTCGGTCTCGACAGTGCCGCCGGGGTCATGCAGTATCTGGAAGAACGGAAGGTCGGCTTTGACGTCGGCGTCACCTGGGTGCCGATCGTCTGCGGCGCGGCTCTGTTCGACCTGGCCTTCGGCGACCACCAGATACGCCCGGACAAGGAGATGGGCTACCGGGCCTGCCTGAACGCCAGCGAGGGCCGCTCAGCGGAAGGCAATGTCGGGGCCGGGGCCGGGGCCACGGTCGGCAAGATCCGCGGCATGGCCCATGCCATGAAGAGCGGCCTCGGCTGCCATGCCATAGAGATTGGCGGCCTGAGAATCGGGGCGATCGTCGCCGTCAACGCCCTGGGCGACATCATCGACCCGGACAGCGGTGAACGCCTCGCTGGCGCCCTAAGCGACGACCTCTCCGATTTTGCCGACACCGAGGCAGTCATGCTCCGCTTCGCCCAGGAAAAGAACAACCTCTTCGCCGGCAACACCACCATCGGCATCGTCGCCACCAATGCCGCCCTCAGCAAGGCACAGGCGACCAAGCTCGCCTCCATGGCCCATAACGGCTATGCCAGGGCCATCCGCCCGGCCCATACCATGTTCGACGGCGACACCATCTTCACCCTGGCAACCGGCCAGGTCGAGGCCGACCTCAGCGTTCTCGGCATGCTGGCGGCAGGGGTCATGGAGCGGGCGGTGGTCGCCGCCGTAAAACAGTCCACCTCGCTGCTCGGCCTGCCCTGCCATGCCGACCTGCGGCGGGCAAGGCAGGGGTGA